The stretch of DNA CCTTGAATTCCCTGAAGTCATAAGACTTCCTCAGCACAAGGCTAGACGCCTGTTCCCTGCTCATAACCGCCCTAAGCTTGTGCCCAACCTGCCTTTGGCAGCTTTGTTTGCTGGCTGACGCTGTGCCAGGGTGAGGTTTGGCTGGAGTGCTTTGTGGCTACAGGACAAACCTTGGCTCAAGGAAAGGAGTGAGTGTCTAATCTTGAGCCACCGTCTGTGAGGCTGAAGTGTCTGCTGCTCTCTGCAGTTTCTGTAGCCCCTTCAGACCACCCAGAACCCACTCACTGGCACAGAAATTCCATGACAGGAATCTTTAGTCACTTTTCATTCATACATGCCTGGTACATTTTCGGTGCCTGGCGCAGAATTCCCACAAAGTGAATCTTTTTCTGAAAGGCCCTTGAGGACAAGAATGGTCTGTAGCTGCATTTCTAATCCCCTCAATTCTGGCAAACCTCACACAATTATTAAGATCAAACAGGACAATAAACTATATGAGATTGGCACTGTCAACAGCCAGGTGCCCAAACTGAGGCTTTGTATGGTCTTAAGGAAATTCTACGTGCTCGGGTTTACTTCCTTTTAAATTGAAACTGCTTTGAAATGAGGTATCTCTGGACCCCAGACTAGGACCCCTCTCTCTCAGTGGGTATGCAGTCCTCTTCTGCAAGAAACTAAACAACCTAGCCCCTCGGAGGGGGCCTTGTAATGTGCAAAAGCCCTAGAAGGCCGTAGGCCACCCTGGAATCATTTCCATTCTCCAAACTCACCTTCAGGTTTTCTTCACCAGGAAGGTTTCTGAGATCACCTACAAGCATTGAGGCAAGGGAAGCTTTTTGGAAAGGACAAGTAGCTGATCTCCATCTTGGGTCCTTAGGATATTGGATGACACAAACGGGGCACCCTGAAATCAAAATCAGGGGTCCTTCTCTTTACTCTCCCCTTATGTCCTAACTATTCCTATGTCCCCTGCCTTTCTAGTCACTCAAAGAGGGCTTAGTGTCTGTCTATCGCCGGAACTGCGATCAACCTTCTCAGAAGATAAGGCATATAAAGAAagtgagaaggaaggagagagagagaggaaggctggagagaagtgaagaaaaaaatgaaaaacggcttgggaaggaggaaggaagaggtgaGCGGAGGGGAGGCGGAACAATGAAGGTCTCAGGCCGTCGGAGGCTCACGGTTCCGGCGGCACGTCCGTCCCGCCCGCCTCCAGCAGGCAGCTGCACACAGCGCAGCGTGTGGGCGCTGAGTCACTGTCCCAGAACAGGGAGCCACGGTGCAGGTCTGGGGGGTGTAGGGGGACGGCCCTGGTTGGCATCTgcaaactgtttctttttttctttctttcattaaggCTGTGTGCTGACTCCCACGTAGCAGAACTTATTAAACCGCACGTACTGCTTGGCGGCGCTGGGCCTGTCTCAGCTGCCTGCAGGGGGCGCCACAGCCTCGCCCATGAGCCCGCGGTCCGCGGGCGCTCGGGCCCGGGGCAGACCCGGGGTTACTGGGGGTTACTGGCGGTTACTGGGTTTTCCGGAGGTGTCCCAACGCATTGCTGGGGCGCCTTGGAACTTTAACAACCGCGGCAGGCAGGGGGAATGCCTCTCTTAGAAGGCCTCAGAGACCACCCCAACTTTTCGAAGCGCACTTTCGCGCAGGGTTCTGTGAGCAACCCTGTAAATCTAGGACTTCGTTGCGCAACCCGAGAGTCCAGGCTTGCCAACCCACTAGGGCTCCCCCTACCCCCGCCCGGCCTGGCCGCCACGCCAGGCGGTGACCTCGGGCGTCTCCGCGAAGCCCTGGTTCGCACCCAGGACACGTGCTCTGCGCGCCCCACACAGAGAACAGAGCTCGTGACAGCTCAGCCCGCTCAGAGTAGAGCCAGCACCTGCACGCGCTGCCGTCCCACCTTCCCAAGCCCGGCGGCGGGACCCCAAGGCTCCTGGGCGGGCCGGGACCAGGGCACGCTCCCTCCCTAGACGCGAGAGCCGAGCCGAGAGAATGAATCAGCATTGAGACAGTTTATTGGTTTGCTGTTCGCATATCACCCATTTTATGGAAATTATACAGAGACTTGGTGTTTCCTTCTTCCAAGCAGGAGGTAATCAGTCTTTCTCTttcatgcacacaaacacaaacacactcacattCCACGCGGCGAGCAACTTTACACCTCACTGAGACATTCACGTCTTAAAATAGGGGGAGGAGGACAATACAATTGCTTTTAAAATGCCCTTAATACAATATATAACGTACAAAAATATCTCTATATTTGAAGTTACAAAAAAACTCTTGACAGCAACAAACTTAAATATTGATAGTTACCTCTATATGTACAACACGCATTGCACTTTTCCTCTCTAGGTTTTGGAAAGTTCAAGTAATAGTGAGGCTTGCGCCCTGGTGGGGTGACACGCCGTGAGAAATCAGTTTGTGGGCGAGCACGGCTGTGGCTCAGACCCCTGCCCCGGGGGTCTCAGCATTCATTTCTCAGTTTCTCCTCTCCTTAAGCCTGGCAAACACTCACTCGGATTCTGCTGCATCCCGCCCCCACGGGGCACCCGCACCTGAGCAAGGCTAAGGAAGCGATGCCCCCAGAAGGAGGGGCCCTTGCAAAGCCAGAGATCGCCGCCGGAGGGTGCCTCCCGGATTCGGGGTCTCCGCAGGGCTGTCACAGCCCAGTCCCCACACCGCTCGGGAAGTCCTTCGTCCCGGGAGGCACCAGCGGGATGCTTGCGCGACTGTTCGTTGTGCCATGGGCACCTGAATCCTAAAGAAAGTGGGGAGCACTTCCACTCGGGGGGACTGGAGCCCCGGGTGCTTGTGGCTTAGAAGACATCAGAGTCCGACCCGGGCCGGCCTCGGGCAGGGAGCGCCGGCGCCGGCGGCCGTAGCCCTGGGGGCTGATTTTGCTCCTGGGGGCGACGTTGTCCTTGTCCTTATCTGTGAACTGGTAGATCTGGTGTGCCAGCTTCTGCACCGTGCATGTCCCGAAGCGGCAGCCAAAGCTCCGGAGGCCCTGGAAGTTGTTCATGCTTTGGCGGTAGCGCTTGACTCGGATGCGGGCGGCATCCGGACTGCTTCTGGGAAGGGGGAGAGAAAGCCAACTTGAGACCCCATCAAGCAGAGCTTTGGCCCCAACACCGGGAACGGGAGCCATTCTAGGGCCAGAGGGAGCTGGAAACTGCTCGCGCCATCTGAGCTGCCGTCCAGCCACGACGATCCCCCCGGGCCAGGGGAGTAGAGACGGAGAGCTCCTCCCGCACACCTTCCTTCCCTCCCGTCCCTGGACAGCACAGGGCGTAGTTACCTGTCTTCGGGGCTTCGAGAGGCACCCTTCATGTCCTGGGGCCGAATAAGAGTCTGGGCAGGCCCGGCCTTCACGTCAGCGAGCCCGGTGGGGTAGCTGCTGGACATCCGCAGTTCCCTCTTCCCACGACTCAGAGCCCACTTATTCCACCTGGAAAACACAAGCAGACCCGAGTCGCGTGCGTTCAGGCGATGTCCTGGCCTGTCCCTGCTCCCATTCACTTCTAGACCTTCCGGACCAACGGTCAGTTCCCCTTGCCTGCCAGGTACCAGGACGGGGGACGGGGCTGCCCCGGACTCACTTCTTTCGAAACTGCGACGCGACATCCAACCGAGCGGTGTCAGCGCCTAGGAAGGCGAGCGAACCCAGGTACATCAGGGTGACGGAAACCAGCTTCATCCCCGCTGCGAAGCGCAGAccctggaaaagaagaaagagttgaGCGTGAGCACCCGGGCCAGCTGCACCACTCGGGCGGGGCACGGAGGGCGGGCAGGGGCCCCGGCGAGGCGGGTTTAGCCCGCGCTTTCCCTGGCACTTATCTCCCTCGGCGCAGAGAGGCGCCAGAGGCGTTTGCACGCGCCTGCCGGGTGACAGGCCCCGCACGGGAGGCCGCTGCACCCCGCCAGGCTCCCAGAGGGTCTCTGCTCAACTTCTTGGAACTTGGCTGACGGAGCAGAGGTGACTGGGTCTCTGGATCTCCAGCTGTGTGCACGAGCTGGGCCCAGGATATGGGGTGTATCCCTCAGAGAACCCCCCAAAGTGGGTTGTTCCCCTCACCCAGATCTCCCAGTTTAGGGCCTTGGCAAGCACTGCCCCCACTCCACCTCTTAACCCGCAGCGTCTACGGCACCTACCTGCTAAGACAGTGATCTGCCAAGTACTTGGAGGACAAAGTCTCAGACGTCCCACTGGCAATGGCAAAACCCCGAAGTCCAAGCCCAGCTGCAGCGAGAAGCCCGAAGTGGCAAGGCTCGAGCTCTTCTATCTAGTGTCACCAAGAAACCACTGAGTGGCCAGCTCTGGTTCCTGTGCTTTATAAGCGCACGGGTGGGGGAGCGGCGGGGCGGGGCCTGTGCTGCCCAGttgccttccctttctttcctaaGCCACGCGCGCTCCTGCTCTCGGACGCGCGCATTGCTTCCTtcggggcgggggtggggtgggggggggggggacttgGGGGGAGAGGAGGTCCCTCGTGCCCAGAGGGCTTAGGTATGGGCTCCGGGCGGTTAGTGCAGGAACTGCTACAGCCCTAACTCTTTGGGCACAGGGTTCAGACAGTACGCTGGGGCCAAGGGGCGCCCCTACAACCTCTTGAGGTCCTTATCCAGGACCTATGCAGCCCGGAGTGCAAAGCCTCCTGGCGAAAAACAGCAAGAGCCGGCGGGAGGGACCGCGCGGATAGCCCGAGCCCCGGAGTTGGGGAGCTGTGGACTCAAGTGGACCGCGCCCCCTGCCGGCTTGGCGCCTGACCGGGCCGCGACCCCAGACTCCCGCGGAGGGGCCGGGGCAGGGACGGAGCAGAGCCGAGAGGAGCAGGACTCACTTAGTCCCCCAGAGGACCGAGACCCCGGGGTTTCGGGATGGGCTAGTAAGATTTCACAGTAGGGACAAAGCTCAGAAAAGCTAAATTGAGAATTGGGATTTGGAGGGGGGAATTATCTGAAATTTCAGAATTTACTTTTCTATTTGGAAACATAGGAATAACCAAAATTCCAAAAACATAGGAATAACcaaaataaccaaaatgaaaCACTGTTTCATTTTGCCTCCTTGTAATCCTATTATGCCTTATAAGGTCATAACCTGAGAGTGCGCCTGGCTGCTTTCATTCATCCATCGTAAACGTGAGGACTGACTGCCAGGGAGCACACTAACGCTTTACGTATGCtaattattttacagtttacCAAGCACGGCCACATCCCAGTCTACTTTGAGCTTCACACCCACCCTTGAGTCAGGCAAGGAAGGTAACATTACTTTTCCCATTTCAGGAGGTAGAAAATTCAAGCTCAGAGAGGGGAGGTATCTGCAGAGAGGGGAAGTCACCCTGCAGGTAGGAAGCAGCAGAGTCCCTACTCGGCCCGACACGCAAGCACGGCCGACTGGGGCGCGGTGTGGATTCCTCTAGGCTGGGGTCACCGTCTTCTCAAGGGGGAAAGGAGAGTCCTAGCCCCCGCCCAAAGAATTTGTGCCTGTTCATGATGAATCACGCTAAACACGTTTGTCACCCGTTTGTGCTCTTCCATCACAGCTtctgctctttcttctctcctgggGGCCAAATTGGGAAGGAAAGGCTAAGCCACGGGGCTTCCTGCTTCTTGCTTGTGGGTTTCTGGGGTCCTACTAACCACTCCTCTACTGGAATGTCCTGAAGCCCAGCGACTCGACGGAGAGGCCAAGGGTGCAAGACCACTAGCCAAAGAGGCTTCTGGTCCTCACCTCCCGGCAATTCTCTGTGTGAAGGTGGGCGAGTCACGTCCCATCTCTCGTGTCCCCATCTTACAGCCGGTCCTCAGCAGACCTTTAAGCTTCTTTCCTACTCTGCCATATGGCTCTGAGCTCCGGTGCAAAGGCGGCTGGGCGGTGGGTCTCGCGGACCTTGCCCAGAGTGGTCTGTCTGGGCCGCGCACCCTTGGCTCAGCCGCCTTTTCACTCTCGGGACTCAACAGTGGACATTGCACCTGGGGAAGAAATGGCCGCGCCGAGGTTGTTTATTTTAAGGACTCTTCCTGGAAGAAGCCACCTGAGCGGACCTGAATTCCATCTGAGGACGGAGGACAGATTCCGGGCCCTGACCCTGGCCCTAGTAAGGGGTTAGGACGCGGGGGGTTCGAGGAGTGCAGCACGGAGCACTGGTCGGGATCCGACCGCCTGGCTGGGGACAGGGCGGTCACTGCAGCGGCCTGGCCGGGCGGCTAGTCCGTCTGCACCGCAGACAGCAGCTATTACTGCACGCCTGCTGGATGACCAGGAGCCTCCCCAGCCTAACTATTGTTCTTCTTCCTTGTCtcccatttccttttcctttcactttATCCTCTGCGAGTCAAGCTCTTCCCACCGATCCAGGACTGGCTATCAGTCTCTCTGAGGATGCGACTTACTTGTCGCCAGTTTCCACTTGGGTCCGCGCCAGGACAggttttactttcatttctccCGCGCGCGCCTCTGACTGCTGGGGAGGTCAAGGACAGCTAGGCGTCGGCCCACAGCCAGGGAAGGTCCCGTGGTCTGTACGCGTTCCTTCCAGTCTCCGCCAGTTctggagggggggggggggggggggggggggggggggtgttcgTTCTCCAGAGAACTCTGCGACTGTACCTCGCTGCCCTTTAGAAAAGCCGGtgatgccgggcgcggtggctcaagcctgtaatcccagcactttgggaggccgagaggggcggatcacaaggtcaggagatcaagaccatcctggctaacacggtgaaaccccgtctctactaaaaaatacaaaaaactagccgggcgaggtggcgggagcttgtagtcccagctactcgggaggctgaggcaggagaatggcgtaaaccgggaggcggagcttgcagtgagctgagatccggccactgcactccagcctgggcgacNNNNNNNNNNNNNNNNNNNNNNNNNNNNNNNNNNNNNNNNNNNNNNNNNNNNNNNNNNNNNNNNNNNNNNNNNNNNNNNNNNNNNNNNNNNNNNNNNNNNaaaaaaaaaaaaaaaaaaaaaaaaggaggatcGCGAAGCGAGTGCTCTTGGTTCAAACACCTCTTTGAGCTGCAGGCAGCTTCAAAAAGGAAAGCAAGGCCAGGAGTGGAGGGAGACTCAGAGGCTAGGCTCTGCCACCCTCGGGTGCCTAGGCCAGCAACGTTGTGGCTGTGCCAAGAATTCCCACCTGAGAGTCTTTGCACGCACCTTATCAGCCTGGTGCACTTTGTCGCTCTGGCACTTAGAGATCTGTCACTTGAGAACCAAGTCAATTCTTTCTTTAAGTAAAATCTTGGATTGGCAGCTCAAAGGATTTTGCTAGAAAGCCCCTAtcttggagtgtgtgtgtgtgtgtgtgtgtgtgtgtgtgcgcgcgctgCCCACTTGCAGGGGCCAGAGTGCTCCCCAAAGCGTGGTGGGTTTAAGTCGAAAAAGGATAAGGAATTTGTTAAATCTGGGCATCTATGTTTTTTCTCATGAAATCTCAAATTTGCTTAATTAATCAtctttaataacaaaaaaatcactaGAATGCATTTCTGACTCAATAGTTCTATGGAGAAGGAAATGCTGCAGTGGGAGTTCTGATCCTGGGGATTTGTTAACATAAGTTGCATCCATTCAAGTGGCAGTGATTGTAGATTCACACTGAGCAAGGACAgtacaaggaaggaaggaagtggagGAAGAAACATCTTTAAAGTTTCTggcaagagaagagaaagaaaaagaaaaaaaaaacccttaatgAAGATCTACTTTTTTTTATGCTCTAGAATTTTAAAAGGTCAGATTATAAATAAACTTCCAAAGCACTGTAATAAATGTGTACATCCTGACATTAGAgtgacatacatacacatatgctaAAGGGTTTTTGCATAATGGTGTTTCAACTTCTTCACATTCCAATTGAATGATTTTTAGGCCCTACATCCAATCCTGATTCTTAGAAATgtttggagttttaaaaaaatgtgtggtaGTGGTTTATCAGCCAGCACTGTGGACACAGTTCCTAAAGCCGTGGCCATACTCAGGTCTTTCAGGgaagcaatgaaaaataataaatatcaatgaTATTAATAAGAATAACTAAAATGTGAGTAGCTAAGTGCATTGCATAATTATCTCAGATGCCTCCTTTATCAAACAGGAAATTTTATGatgcatttattattaatatagttCATAATGTCTATTAAGCTGAGGACTTGTTTACAAAGTTCACTTGAAAACAAAGTTCAAGATGCATCCTGAAGTCATAACACAAAGTGATTTAGAGAAAGGACACAATCAGCCTTGTGGATTCGATCACTTACAGGGAGAAGTAAAGCAGGATACAAAGCCCAGGGCACTTTTTTGGGATCTCTGACTTCTCTAATGacctaataaaaatatagatcCTTTCCAGAAAAATGAACATGTACATAAAccaattaaagtataaaatagaCATACAGTTCTGGGAGGTTGACCAAGTTTAAAACCCTGACACAGAATAAAAAACactgtttccatattttaaatttctgtctggTTTGCAGTGGTAAGGGCAAGGAGGACAGTTAACCTCCCTCTTTAGGGCATAATATTTTCCAGAGCATCAGCATAAAGAAAAGTAATGGTTTTGCTGCCCCATTTTTGTGCTCCTGTACAAAATAGGCAGAGAGTAACAGTCAGTTCTTGTACCTGATAAAGCCAGAAGGCAAACCTCCCTGAAGCTTAAATAAGGTAAATCGCTGCAgaacaaatgaaagagaagagatgatacggtacagtggctcatgcctgtaatcccatcactttgggagtccgaggcaagtggatctcttgaactcagcagttcaagaccagcctgacaacatggcaaaaatccatccctacaaagaaaaaaaaaaaaaaaaaaaaaaacgagagagagaaaagagaaagtagtAAACCTAAAGAAGCTTGTTACAATAACACCTGTAACAAGACAAAATGAAATTACTTCAAGACAAATTTGCTACAGAGGTCACAATAAATGGCATCAATGAATGGATGATAAAAGAGATGATGATTAGGCTATTTGAATCATCCATAGCCAAAGAGAATGGTGTTAATGAGAGCAACCATCATGTAGGGATCTTGTGATATCAGATTAGAAGCACCTAGAAGGaagcaattattttatatatgtatatacatttatattttttcttttttctttttatagagatgtggttttatcatgttgcccaggctggtcttgaactcctgagctcaagagatccactcgcctcggcctcccaaagtgctaggattacaggtatgagccactgtgctcagccaagaAGCAATTCTGATGTATAAGCCTGAATGAATTGATAgtgtattcattctttcaacagatatttaccgATTATGTATTATATACCTAGCACTGTGCTAAGTTCTCAACATACAGTAATCACCAATGCAGTCATCAACAAACTTACCCTCAATGAGCTTACAGCCTAGTGACGTAGCCAGATATAAACAAATCCTTATCGGAATTACATATTTACATGATTATAAACTGTGTTAAGTATTCTGAAGGACAAAGCAAGACTAGGGGGATCTAACATTCCAAAGGgaggaaacagcatgtgcaaacACTCATAGATGGGAAAGAACTTGGTAcattagaaaaaatgaaaggagTCCTGTTTGATTAGAATGCATTGAATGATGAAAAAAAGAGGCCTGAAATGAGATTAAAGAGGTCATCAGGGTCAGAGTAAATAGGACGCTTTCAGACATGAAGATTTTGCACTTTATTTAAGGTGACATGGAAAACTACTGACAGGTTTGAAGACAGGAGAGACATGATCtgatacacatttatttaaatgatcGTTTTGGCTGTGGAATGTGGTAGATAGATGAGAAAGGAGCAAGAAAGGAAGCAGCGCAGTGGTGTACTCTGGAGAGGGTCTAGTCCCCCCATAACGTTGTTTATTATACTCCCTCCCCCACATACACATGCTCATTCCACCCTGAAGTTTACCAGCTTCACTGACATGCATTCTGTTCAGTAGCACACGGCCTGCTCTCAGAAGAGCCCACACTTGGTGGAATGCTCTGCTGAAGCTGTTTTGAAATTCTCCAACACTTCTGAACAGGCAGTCCTacatttcattttgcactggacTCCACATATTATGTAGCCAGTCCTGCTCATCAAGCATGCGATCTAAGTAAAAGCAGCCTATAAACTCTTACAGTACCTACCTATACTGTAGCTGCTAATGTCAGGGATACTTCAAATGAATGTTAAGATTCAACCATTCATCTCATCACACATGTGACCTCAATTGCaggacactttctttttttttttgagatggagtctcactctgtcgcccaggctagagtgcagtagcctgatcttggctcactgcaagttccacctcctgggttcatgccattccccagccttagcctcctgagtagctgggaccacaggcgcccaccaccacgccctgctaattttttgtatttttagtagagacggggtttcaccgtgttagccaggatggtctccatctgctgacctcatgatccgcccgatttgtcctcccaaagtgcggggataacaggcatgagccaccgtgcccggccaggacaCTTTCTGTGTCATCTATGAAGCTTCTTCTTTGCACCCCAAACACACTGAAGGTAGAAATGGTGTGTTTGCtatacaaatttaattttgagacaggttcAATAACCTGCTATTGTCCTTAACTTTTACCTATATAGAAAGTTTGGAACCATCAGTGAAGCTAGGAAAACAGTTAAGAACCTATTGCAATAATGAAGGTAGAAGGTGATAATGGCTCAGACTAGTGGGGTGGCAGTGAGAGTGGAGAGAAGTGGACATATTTGGGAAGTAGGAACAATAGGACTGAGTGATGAATGTGGGGCTGAGAGACAGCTGTCAAAGGTAATATTCATTAAATTTCTTGCTTAGGAACTAAATGGTTGAAAATATAGCAATGGATCAGGGAATATTCCAACACAGTTGCATAGTGTCCTCTGTTATGCTTTGGCAGAGATGATCTGAAGAGGCCCCAGCCCTGCTTACTGACATTTGCTCAAGTTTAACTCTCATACTGCCTCCTTGAACTACTGTGGCTAACCACAGCAAGCACTTGAAATGACTGTACAGATCAAACCACTTACTCCACAATAGCTCACTAGGAGCAATGGGCTGATAAGCCTCGCTCACTGATAATCAGCtctattttgtctttctgttttgttttgttgtttttttgagctggagttttactcttgtggcccaggctggagtgcaatggtgcaatctcggctcactgcaacctccgcctcccgggttcaagcaattctcttgcctcagcctcctgagtagctgggattacaggcacctgccaccacgcccagctaaattttgtgtttttagtagagtcagggtttcaccacgttggtcaggctggtctcgaactgctgaccttaggtgatccacctgcctcggcctcccaaactgctgggattacaggcgtgagccgccgcgctcCGCCTATTTCGTCTtctaaagcaaaaaagaaaggcATCTGCCAGGTACACATCGTGAGAGTGTTACAtatccttcctcccttcctgctcCCACCAGCCTTCAGGAAAACAAATCTGGGCTTGctttactctctctctttttggtgAAAGGTGATGGTGGTTATCGTAGGGGATGGTCTGGCTTTCCGCCAACCTCAGTAATCAGGCTGCCTTGTCAGGGCTTATCAGTTTCAGCAGCCTGGCAGCTGTTGGCTGAGAAGCAAAACACAGCTTTAGTGTATACAAAATATGTTCACatgtatatacaaacatacaGTGCCTTTCTACATATACCTAGGATATGTTAAAATCTCTATGTGACAAAATGGGTGTTTACAAATGGACTGGAAGTCTATTTATGACAGTAACAGATGAAATATGCCTAAAAGCAGATAGCATTTGATTCTAGGCTTAAAAACAactaaactttaattttaaaaaattaaaataatttaaatgagtaCTTGCAAATGGAATAAAAGCCAAGacatttaaaaggtaaaatgagACCCCTTACCactacaaaattaattcaaaatgggtcAAAGTACTAAATAGAAGAACTAAAACTATGAAGGAAACAAGAGTAAATCTTCATCTCACCTTTAATATGGCAGTAAATTTTTAGATATAACACTAAAAGCatagaaacaaactaaaaaatttgacttcatcaaaattaaaaactgttttgcgccaaaggacattatcaagaaaatgaagtCTAGGTGTGGaagctcatgcctctaatcctagtaCCTTGGGAGGGctagatgggaggattgcctgaggacaggagtttaagaccagcctgggcaacatcacatcatctctacataaaaataaaatgaaaaataaaataaaataggaaatatctggGGGGAATAGggcataaaaattttaaaaagaaaattaaaagacaacGTACACTAtggaaaaatatctgcaaatcatatatctgacaaggactactatccagaatatataaagaattcttacaacttaatctcaaaaagacaaagaatcaattttaaaatgggcaaaggacttgaatagacatttttccaaagaagatttagcaatggccaataaacacatgaaaagatcctcaacatcattagtctttAGGGAAAGGCAAAACAggaccacaatgagacatcacttCACACTAAGATAGCTAtaacaaaacataaaca from Piliocolobus tephrosceles isolate RC106 chromosome 13, ASM277652v3, whole genome shotgun sequence encodes:
- the ADM gene encoding ADM, whose protein sequence is MKLVSVTLMYLGSLAFLGADTARLDVASQFRKKWNKWALSRGKRELRMSSSYPTGLADVKAGPAQTLIRPQDMKGASRSPEDRSSPDAARIRVKRYRQSMNNFQGLRSFGCRFGTCTVQKLAHQIYQFTDKDKDNVAPRSKISPQGYGRRRRRSLPEAGPGRTLMSSKPQAPGAPVPPSGSAPHFL